A genomic segment from Candidatus Polarisedimenticolia bacterium encodes:
- a CDS encoding HYR domain-containing protein: DAGWSDTLEVKTVDEDAMSAMGRLAADQADAREAAAAAGMTPVLEDDDGEPGVGDDDEGEGPGGGQAETSIAVDSTGMHIVIGTNDTRGFSLNPLSLSGYQYSDDGGVTWTDGGQLPITTGTSTIGTTVFPQVFGDPEVKYLGGCNFVYFSIVVKKLNATGTAQTMGMHRSTDCGHTWNGPYEVTSATNPHGLLTGAAQNARDSADKEFADVDPDTGRVMLSWSNFTATAFAAGGVEISTTFSDNVMSATPPTWSARSILGATAADGQASIPRFAGGGSNNVYVAWRRFPGGLNQNVGFARSLDNGATWSAATNTTTSFFTMDQVLGNDRINTSPSLAVDNSGGPHQGTMYLVYTNNNNADGGDVVLQKSTDSGLTFSVSILLSSRPGGDRPQWFPWVTVDKITGRVYVHYYDQGIATNGDLTQTTFLYSDDGGATWNKPMALSDRPYHAGWGNDTGQPNLGDYNQSVAQGGELFATWAGTELKGIADDQPLGNFSTPDVFFKRVSTPKISLDLGSVTFTDTNGNGFIDAGETVNLHMPLFNYVTNPLHAAGITGISATLSTSTAGVTVTTSGSSYPNIAAGATGTNDTDFVLQLDPSFVRGTHIELALNVACDQGTTRLLFTQSTGTPETTTLLSENFNGAAPGTLPAGWVAAHGAGDNTIPWTTNSTLFGTTSNAAFHQNAADGPAGGQMTRWERLISPVFSVPAGAEYMTVDMDVAYDTEDDPAFNVQAFDGFFLRITDNTTGRVLISALAEAFEEELTTDGFQHYPKHFPRNSNARYFEDMSVWAGFSNGFKHVHMKFPGAGGLAGGRAQLRFEYAQDSSATCATVRPGHTCGVMVDNVLVQSVVSAQADLVLTKTAAAPSVTAGDTATYNLTVTNNGPSTASGVVVTDNLPAEMTFASCSSTGGGICGGSGNNRTVTLASLASGASATITLTGTLGCAVPDGTTVVNSASVSAGTPDNGAGNNSSSASFNAVNPPPLISCPSDINTVNDPGLCSAVVTYPDPTATDDCGGATVTTDVASGSAFPVGETTVTATAVDVAGGTSTCSFKVTVADNELPVVAVSLTPDLLWPPNHQTVSVGATVTATDNCGPPTCVLSSVTSSEADNASGNGDGNTVDDIQNAATSTPDLSFDLRAERSASGQGRVYTASYTCSDASANATTQGSAVFVPHDQSGVEDPVHLDVTAAAQDAMLTWNAIAGADYYSVIRGNRASLAEEQYFINLGEVACLETQTQQTSRVDNDTPAVGEVFFYVVAYHHGTDSTYGAPTASKPRVPGNSCP; the protein is encoded by the coding sequence GGATGCGGGCTGGTCCGATACGCTCGAGGTCAAGACGGTGGACGAGGATGCGATGTCGGCGATGGGACGTCTTGCGGCGGATCAGGCCGACGCCCGGGAGGCCGCCGCGGCGGCGGGCATGACCCCGGTGCTGGAGGACGACGACGGCGAGCCGGGGGTTGGCGATGACGACGAAGGAGAAGGGCCTGGCGGCGGGCAGGCGGAGACCTCTATCGCCGTGGACAGCACGGGGATGCACATCGTCATCGGAACCAATGACACGCGCGGCTTCAGTCTGAATCCTCTCTCGTTGTCCGGGTATCAGTACTCCGACGACGGAGGGGTGACCTGGACGGACGGTGGCCAGCTTCCGATCACAACGGGCACGAGCACCATCGGGACGACGGTTTTTCCCCAGGTCTTCGGCGACCCGGAGGTGAAGTACCTGGGCGGCTGCAATTTCGTCTATTTCTCCATCGTCGTGAAGAAGCTCAACGCCACCGGCACGGCGCAGACGATGGGGATGCATCGCTCCACCGACTGCGGCCACACCTGGAACGGGCCGTACGAAGTGACGTCGGCCACGAACCCCCACGGCCTGCTCACCGGCGCGGCACAGAACGCGCGCGATTCCGCCGACAAGGAGTTTGCGGACGTCGATCCCGACACGGGGCGGGTCATGTTGAGCTGGTCCAACTTCACCGCCACCGCCTTCGCGGCGGGCGGCGTGGAGATCTCTACGACCTTTTCCGACAACGTCATGTCCGCCACGCCGCCGACCTGGTCGGCGCGGTCGATCCTGGGCGCCACCGCGGCCGACGGGCAGGCCTCCATCCCCCGGTTCGCGGGAGGAGGATCGAACAATGTCTATGTCGCCTGGAGACGGTTCCCTGGGGGCCTCAACCAGAACGTGGGATTCGCCCGGTCGCTGGACAACGGCGCCACCTGGAGCGCGGCGACCAACACCACGACGAGCTTCTTCACCATGGACCAGGTCCTGGGGAACGATCGCATCAACACCTCGCCTTCGCTCGCCGTTGACAATTCCGGCGGGCCGCACCAGGGAACGATGTACCTCGTCTACACCAACAACAACAATGCCGACGGCGGCGATGTCGTCTTGCAGAAGAGCACCGACAGCGGGCTGACCTTTTCAGTTTCGATCCTCCTGAGCAGCCGTCCCGGGGGCGATCGGCCGCAGTGGTTCCCCTGGGTGACGGTCGATAAGATCACGGGGCGGGTGTACGTCCACTACTACGACCAGGGGATCGCCACCAACGGCGATCTCACCCAGACGACGTTCCTCTACTCCGACGACGGCGGCGCAACCTGGAACAAGCCGATGGCGCTGAGCGACCGCCCGTACCACGCCGGCTGGGGGAACGACACCGGCCAGCCGAACCTGGGGGACTACAACCAGTCGGTGGCGCAGGGAGGGGAGCTGTTCGCCACCTGGGCGGGAACGGAGCTGAAGGGCATCGCCGATGATCAGCCGCTCGGCAACTTCAGCACGCCTGACGTCTTCTTCAAGCGGGTGTCCACGCCGAAGATCTCGCTCGACCTCGGGAGCGTGACCTTCACCGACACCAACGGCAACGGCTTCATTGACGCGGGGGAGACGGTAAACCTCCACATGCCGCTCTTCAACTACGTCACCAACCCGCTGCACGCCGCCGGAATCACGGGGATCAGCGCGACGCTGTCCACCTCCACCGCCGGAGTCACGGTAACCACCTCCGGCTCCAGCTATCCGAACATTGCCGCCGGCGCCACCGGGACCAACGACACCGACTTCGTCCTCCAGCTCGACCCGTCGTTCGTCCGCGGGACCCACATCGAGCTGGCCCTTAACGTCGCGTGCGACCAGGGAACGACGAGGCTGCTGTTTACCCAGTCGACCGGAACACCGGAGACGACGACGCTTTTGAGCGAGAACTTCAACGGCGCGGCGCCGGGTACCCTGCCGGCCGGGTGGGTGGCCGCCCACGGCGCCGGCGACAACACCATTCCTTGGACGACCAACAGCACGCTGTTCGGAACGACGTCGAACGCCGCCTTCCATCAGAACGCCGCCGACGGCCCCGCGGGCGGCCAAATGACCCGGTGGGAGCGGCTGATCAGCCCCGTCTTCTCGGTTCCGGCGGGCGCCGAGTACATGACCGTCGACATGGACGTCGCGTACGACACGGAGGACGATCCCGCCTTCAACGTCCAGGCGTTCGACGGCTTCTTCCTGCGGATCACCGACAATACGACGGGAAGAGTCCTGATCTCGGCGCTGGCGGAGGCGTTCGAGGAGGAGCTGACCACCGACGGCTTCCAGCACTATCCGAAGCACTTCCCCCGCAACAGCAACGCGCGCTACTTCGAGGACATGTCGGTCTGGGCCGGCTTCTCGAACGGGTTCAAGCATGTGCACATGAAGTTCCCCGGCGCCGGGGGACTGGCGGGGGGCCGCGCCCAGCTCCGGTTCGAGTACGCCCAGGACAGCTCCGCCACCTGCGCCACCGTGCGCCCCGGCCACACCTGCGGCGTGATGGTGGACAACGTGCTGGTCCAGAGCGTCGTGTCGGCCCAGGCCGATCTGGTGCTGACGAAGACCGCTGCGGCCCCGTCGGTGACCGCGGGCGACACCGCGACCTACAACCTCACCGTGACCAACAACGGGCCGAGCACCGCGAGCGGCGTGGTGGTGACCGACAATCTCCCCGCCGAGATGACCTTCGCCTCCTGCAGCTCGACGGGGGGCGGGATCTGCGGCGGGTCGGGCAACAACCGCACCGTCACCTTAGCCTCCCTCGCTTCCGGTGCGTCGGCGACCATCACCCTCACCGGCACTCTGGGGTGCGCGGTCCCCGACGGGACGACGGTCGTGAACAGTGCCAGCGTCAGCGCAGGCACTCCGGACAACGGCGCCGGCAACAACTCCTCGTCGGCGTCGTTCAACGCAGTGAACCCGCCGCCGCTGATCTCCTGTCCGTCGGACATCAATACCGTCAACGATCCCGGGCTCTGCTCGGCGGTGGTCACCTACCCGGATCCCACGGCCACCGATGACTGCGGTGGGGCGACGGTCACCACCGATGTGGCGTCCGGCTCCGCCTTCCCCGTCGGGGAGACGACGGTGACCGCCACTGCCGTCGACGTGGCGGGCGGCACCTCGACTTGCAGCTTCAAAGTGACGGTGGCGGACAACGAGCTCCCGGTGGTCGCGGTGAGCCTCACGCCGGATCTGCTCTGGCCTCCGAACCACCAGACGGTGAGCGTCGGCGCCACCGTGACCGCCACCGACAACTGCGGCCCGCCGACCTGCGTGCTGTCGTCGGTGACCAGCAGCGAGGCGGACAACGCCAGCGGGAATGGCGACGGCAACACAGTCGACGACATCCAGAATGCCGCTACGAGCACGCCGGATCTCTCGTTCGACCTGCGCGCGGAGCGCTCGGCCTCCGGCCAGGGTCGCGTCTACACCGCCAGTTACACCTGCAGCGACGCCTCGGCGAACGCCACGACCCAGGGAAGCGCGGTCTTCGTGCCTCACGATCAGTCAGGCGTGGAGGATCCGGTGCACCTCGACGTGACCGCCGCCGCCCAGGACGCGATGCTCACCTGGAACGCCATCGCCGGGGCCGACTACTACAGCGTCATTCGGGGCAACCGGGCGAGCCTGGCCGAGGAGCAGTATTTCATCAACCTCGGAGAGGTCGCCTGCCTCGAGACTCAGACGCAGCAGACCAGCCGGGTGGATAACGACACGCCGGCCGTCGGTGAGGTTTTCTTCTACGTGGTGGCCTATCACCATGGGACGGACAGCACCTACGGCGCCCCCACGGCCTCCAAGCCGAGGGTGCCCGGAAACAGCTGTCCGTAG